In Saccharomyces eubayanus strain FM1318 chromosome X, whole genome shotgun sequence, the genomic window TAGAAGAGtttgtcttttctgttACCCTAAAAAGCTTTCAATGACATGATGTTTTGGTCAATTGATACAACCATTGGGGAgtataaatttttttatcatcttGTCAAGAAACGTGGAAGTTGTGTCATGACAAATAGAGCATTGCGCTTTTATGCAGTTTCGAAAATGCTTTGGCCTGTGTACCAATCCCTCACACTGTGGGACACTTTGTTAGGAGCCACTCTTGAAGTAATGACGATCCGAAATGTCTTCAGGGAGTTTTAAGTTTAAAATTACTACTGAATCATAGTCTTTGTATCGTGGTTATTCGCTTAATGCTTTGAGTACagagtaaaaaaacaaatttggTTCTGCCCAGGCAGAAGTTCacgttttgttcttttttttttcaaaaaggaaacgAAAGACTATTCAAAGCTATTATCAAACATATGATCCTGTTCTGTCtcttcaagaaagaactcTTTAGTATTGTATACATTCTCGCCAGTTTTGATCGTATCGAAAGGGGCACGTCATTTCTCACTCTCGTTTCACGCGAATAACGTGAATTTCGAAAATCTATTTTAAATAACATGCTTTACGAGTCTCGGCTTCAGAATGCCAAGCCCCTGACTATCCCCATGTCTAATACTCGTGCATTCGTTTAACGTCGTGCCACATTCGCGTCCTTAAAAGATTGTTAACTTTCTAAGGTGCAAGAATAGATGCGAGAATGTTGTCTCACATCAAATCACTCACAAGTATAAAAACCCGGAATAATTCGTAACAGAGAAAAGCATCTACCCATATGACCACCAAACAAAATGATTTTAGCCGACTCAATACTTTTCTCAACTTTATGCGCTTTCGCTGTCTCGACACCTTTGTCGAAAAGAGACTCCTGTACATTAACGGGTTCTTCTTTGTCCTCGCTGTCAActgtaaaaaaatgtagCAGTATCATCATTAAGGATTTGACTGTTCCAGCTGGGGAAACATTAGATTTAACCGGTTTGATAAGTGGCACTACTGTTACGTTTGAAGGCACAACTACATTTGGATACGAAGAATGGGCTGGTCCATTGATTTCGATCTCAGGGTCCAAAATTAGCGTTGTTGGTGCTTCCGGACATGTTATCGATGGCCAAGGTGCAAAATGGTGGGATGGTAAAGGCGATAGCGGTAAAGTGAAGCCAAAATTTGTGAAATTAGGCTTGACCGGAACCTCGAAAGTTACTGGCTTGAATATCAAGAACGCTCCACACCAAGTTTTCAGTGTCAATTCATGTTCTGATTTAACAATCAGTAGTGTAACTGTTGACATCAGAGATGGTGATTCTGCAGGTGGCCATAACACAGATGCGTTTGACGTGGGTAGCTCTACTAATGTTTTAATTCAGGGATGTACCGTCTATAACCAAGACGACTGTATTGCCGTAAATTCCGGTACAACCATCAAATTCCTCAACAATAATTGCTACAATGGCCATGGTATTTCTATAGGTTCTGTTGGTGGCCGTTCAGATAATGTCGTCAATGGATTTTGGgcagaaaacaataatgttATTGACTCTGATAATGGGTTGAGAATTAAAACTGTTGAAGGTGCAACAGGCTCAGTTAAAAACGTCAACTTTATTAGTAACAAAATTAGCGGCATAAAGGATTACGGTATTGTTATTGAAGGTGATTACCTGAATGGCAAGACAACCGGAACGGTCACTGGTGGAGTTCCTATTTCTGGTTTGGTGATGAAGGACAATACAGGGAGTGTAGCCAGCTCAGCCAAACGTGTTAAGATTTTGGTTGAGAATGCTTCCGATTGGGAGTGGTCTGGGAATTCAATCACCGGTGGTTCCTCCTTTTCTGGCTGTTCTGGGATCCCATCTGGCTCAGGTGCATCATGTTAGCTGCTTCGCACATGCAACTCCATGTACGTCTCTTTTTAACATTCCATCATAAAGTGGAACAAAGATAGTAAGAAAATTGTCTTTCATTTAGTCTTTTTATAGTCAACTCTTTTCATAGAAGTAAGCCTAGTAATCCATTAAATGTCCCAATACGTCTGTCTTGGAGGACCCATGGTAGACATGTTTCTCTTGCATGGGAAGTAGctagattttgaaaatagcCCAAGAGAAAACTGCTATAAATCCTAGAAGCCACCTTAGTCAAGGAGGACCGGCAAAAAAGCTCGCGATTCTGGCTAATCTGTTAATAAGACACAGCGTCTTGCAACAGCTTCGAATAAATTTGGACCATCCTCAGCTGTCGCTGTTTCTGTACATGTTAACAGCGGTAAGCATCCAATTGCTACAACATTAGAACCATTATTAGGACTTTTCATAACATCGTGATTGGCCATAGTGGTGAGTTCCTAAACCATACTATTGTTTCTAAAGCAGTGACGATCACGTGTTAAGTTAAACTAGAAGGCTACTTTCATATCAATGAAGGACAGAATATAGGATTCTACCGTTGTAAGCCAAACCCGCAAAGTCATTAATTTTCAAGGTAACCGCCAAATAAGTGGAGTAGTAGCATTGGCAATTTCTTGCTATACGAAGTTTGATTTAAAGTTAACAAAATTCATGACAACTAATGCTAAATAAAAGGCTCTTTATAAGTTAATAAGTATTATAATcgtaaaaaaaagccagATACTTGAACTTACCAGAACAAAAACACTTTCGTCACCTATTATTCTTGTTCAGTGACTTGAGatagaaaatatttaaattGGTTAGAATCACAAGGGGAATCACAACCACAAAGGTTCTCCACAACCGCAGAGGTTCTAATATAATCTGCTACAAATAAATCTCTTTAAAACAGGTATACTTCAGCCCCAACCAGGAGCGTACAATAGAAATCAATCCTTCTTACTGGCGTGTCTATGAACTCAAATAAGGTAATAGCCGCGACAGGGTCTGGGTGGTTAAGCTTTTATCACAAAAATGAGCCTATTAGTCTGCTTTCAGCTTTTACCCTGTAGCTTTTAATTAGACTTTGAAAACCTCTTCTATTCAAGGAGGTTACTCTTTGAATGGTCTTTGAATGTCTAAATTCTGCAAAGAACTTGCCAGAGTAGGGTTATGACACAACCTTATAATCATACAAtctacatttttttttacatgTGCTCGGTTTCTCAAGAGATGACTTTACTCAGAGAAGATATTGACTATGTAGTCGATTTAATCTAACGCAGCTGTTGCATAAATAGAATCTTTTAGGTGACTAGTAATCATATAAATGCAAAAACGGCAACTTTTAACAGATTTGCAGCAGGCATGTGAGTAGTCAAACTTGCGTGACTTTAAAACAGAAGGCAAATGATGTCCGCGTGTGCCAGAATTATCGTGGCTATCGATGTTTCATGTATTGGAAAACAGTCATCATCCCTAGATTTTGTAAAGTTGAAGCGAGTTTTCTAGTCTGAAAACAACCATTCGAGCCGTCTGTTCCTAACAGAAGCGCAAACGCATAATCAAGTCGAATCCAATAGTTTTAGTTCAAACCTTATAATGGTGAATGACGTGATAGAGTCATTGGCTACATATAAAAACTGCCGTAATAACGGAACATGATACGAGATTTCTCttacttgaaaaatcaacCAACCAATCACAAATCTCAATCAATACAGTGAACACTAAATCGCTTCACGTTTATGAACCGTACGAAATTGATGGTCAGAAATACATTAATatggcaaaaaaagaagatcttGGAGTGTGAGAACCTGGTTTAACGCAGGATACATTCACAGCCGCAGATGAAACTAACTACAATGACATCATAGAAAAGCTGGAGAAATATGGAGTTTGCGTAATCAAAAACTTCATAGAACCATCCAAGTGCg contains:
- the PGU1 gene encoding endo-polygalacturonase, which encodes MILADSILFSTLCAFAVSTPLSKRDSCTLTGSSLSSLSTVKKCSSIIIKDLTVPAGETLDLTGLISGTTVTFEGTTTFGYEEWAGPLISISGSKISVVGASGHVIDGQGAKWWDGKGDSGKVKPKFVKLGLTGTSKVTGLNIKNAPHQVFSVNSCSDLTISSVTVDIRDGDSAGGHNTDAFDVGSSTNVLIQGCTVYNQDDCIAVNSGTTIKFLNNNCYNGHGISIGSVGGRSDNVVNGFWAENNNVIDSDNGLRIKTVEGATGSVKNVNFISNKISGIKDYGIVIEGDYLNGKTTGTVTGGVPISGLVMKDNTGSVASSAKRVKILVENASDWEWSGNSITGGSSFSGCSGIPSGSGASC